A genomic region of Tamandua tetradactyla isolate mTamTet1 chromosome 2, mTamTet1.pri, whole genome shotgun sequence contains the following coding sequences:
- the LCK gene encoding tyrosine-protein kinase Lck isoform X2, producing MWNGSEVRDPLVDYYKDSIPPASPLQDNLVIALHSYEPSHDGDLGFEKGEQLRILEQTGEWWKAQSLTTGQEGFIPFNFVAKANSLEPEPWFFKNLSRKDAERQLLAPGNTHGSFLIRESESTAGSFSLSVRDFDQNQGEVVKHYKIRNLDNGGFYISPRITFPGLRELVGHYTNASDGLCTRLSRPCQTQKPQKPWWEDEWEVPRETLKLVERLGAGQFGEVWMGYYNGHTKVAVKSLKQGSMSPDAFLAEANLMKQLQHQRLVRLYAVVTQEPIYIITEYMENGSLVDFLKTPPGIKLTINKLLDMAAQIAEGMAFIEEKNYIHRDLRAANILVSDTLSCKIADFGLARLIEDNEYTAREGAKFPIKWTAPEAINYGTFTIKSDVWSFGILLTEIVTHGRIPYPGMTNPEVIQNLERGYRMVQPDNCPEELYRLMMLCWKERPEERPTFDYLRSVLEDFFTATEGQYQPQP from the exons ATGTGGAATGGTTCCGAGGTGCGGGACCCACTGGTTGACTACTACAAGGACTCGATTCCACCAGCCTCCCCACTGCAAG ACAACCTGGTTATAGCCCTGCACAGCTATGAGCCCTCTCACGATGGAGATCTGGGCTTTGAGAAGGGCGAACAGCTCCGCATCCTGGAGCA GACCGGAGAGTGGTGGAAGGCGCAGTCTCTAACCACAGGCCAGGAAGGCTTCATCCCCTTCAACTTCGTGGCCAAGGCCAATAGTCTGGAACCCGAACC CTGGTTCTTCAAGAACCTGAGCCGCAAAGACGCAGAGCGGCAGCTCCTGGCGCCGGGGAACACGCACGGCTCTTTCCTGATCCGGGAGAGCGAGAGCACCGCGG gaTCGTTTTCGCTGTCGGTCCGGGACTTCGACCAGAACCAGGGAGAGGTGGTTAAACATTACAAGATCCGTAACCTGGACAACGGAGGCTTCTACATCTCCCCCCGCATCACTTTTCCCGGACTGCGTGAGCTGGTCGGCCATTACACCA ATGCTTCGGACGGGCTGTGCACGCGGTTGAGCCGACCCTGCCAGACCCAGAAACCCCAAAAGCCGTGGTGGGAGGACGAGTGGGAGGTTCCCAGGGAGACGCTGAAGCTGGTGGAGCGGCTGGGGGCTGGCCAGTTCGGGGAGGTGTGGATGG ggtACTACAACGGGCACACGAAGGTGGCGGTGAAGAGCCTGAAGCAGGGCAGCATGTCCCCCGACGCCTTCTTGGCCGAGGCCAACCTCATGAAGCAGCTGCAGCACCAGCGGCTGGTCCGGCTTTACGCGGTGGTCACCCAGGAGCCCATTTACATCATCACGGAATACATGGAGAACG GGAGCCTGGTGGATTTCCTCAAAACTCCCCCAGGCATCAAGCTGACCATCAACAAGCTCTTGGACATGGCAGCCCAG ATTGCCGAGGGCATGGCATTCATTGAGGAGAAGAATTATATCCACCGCGACCTGCGAGCTGCCAACATCCTGGTGTCTGACACGCTTAGCTGCAAGATTGCAGACTTTGGCCTGGCACGCCTCATTGAGGACAATGAGTACACTGCCAGGGAGG GGGCCAAGTTTCCCATCAAGTGGACAGCACCAGAAGCTATAAACTATGGGACATTCACCATCAAGTCAGATGTATGGTCTTTCGGAATCCTGCTGACAGAGATTGTCACCCATGGCCGTATCCCCTACCCAG GGATGACCAATCCTGAGGTGATTCAGAACCTGGAGCGAGGTTACCGCATGGTGCAACCTGACAACTGTCCAGAGGAGCTGTACAGACTCATGATGCTGTGCTGGAAGGAGCGCCCAGAGGAACGGCCCACCTTTGACTACCTGCGCAGTGTGCTGGAGGACTTCTTCACGGCCACCGAGGGCCAGTACCAGCCCCAGCCTTGA
- the LCK gene encoding tyrosine-protein kinase Lck isoform X1, translating into MGCSCSSNPEDDWMENIDVCENCHYPIVPLDGKATLPMWNGSEVRDPLVDYYKDSIPPASPLQDNLVIALHSYEPSHDGDLGFEKGEQLRILEQTGEWWKAQSLTTGQEGFIPFNFVAKANSLEPEPWFFKNLSRKDAERQLLAPGNTHGSFLIRESESTAGSFSLSVRDFDQNQGEVVKHYKIRNLDNGGFYISPRITFPGLRELVGHYTNASDGLCTRLSRPCQTQKPQKPWWEDEWEVPRETLKLVERLGAGQFGEVWMGYYNGHTKVAVKSLKQGSMSPDAFLAEANLMKQLQHQRLVRLYAVVTQEPIYIITEYMENGSLVDFLKTPPGIKLTINKLLDMAAQIAEGMAFIEEKNYIHRDLRAANILVSDTLSCKIADFGLARLIEDNEYTAREGAKFPIKWTAPEAINYGTFTIKSDVWSFGILLTEIVTHGRIPYPGMTNPEVIQNLERGYRMVQPDNCPEELYRLMMLCWKERPEERPTFDYLRSVLEDFFTATEGQYQPQP; encoded by the exons ATGGGCTGTAGCTGCAGCTCGAACCCTGAAGATGACTGGATGGAAAATATCGATGTGTGTGAAAACTGCCATTATCCTATAGTCCCACTGGATGGCAAGGCCACG CTACCCATGTGGAATGGTTCCGAGGTGCGGGACCCACTGGTTGACTACTACAAGGACTCGATTCCACCAGCCTCCCCACTGCAAG ACAACCTGGTTATAGCCCTGCACAGCTATGAGCCCTCTCACGATGGAGATCTGGGCTTTGAGAAGGGCGAACAGCTCCGCATCCTGGAGCA GACCGGAGAGTGGTGGAAGGCGCAGTCTCTAACCACAGGCCAGGAAGGCTTCATCCCCTTCAACTTCGTGGCCAAGGCCAATAGTCTGGAACCCGAACC CTGGTTCTTCAAGAACCTGAGCCGCAAAGACGCAGAGCGGCAGCTCCTGGCGCCGGGGAACACGCACGGCTCTTTCCTGATCCGGGAGAGCGAGAGCACCGCGG gaTCGTTTTCGCTGTCGGTCCGGGACTTCGACCAGAACCAGGGAGAGGTGGTTAAACATTACAAGATCCGTAACCTGGACAACGGAGGCTTCTACATCTCCCCCCGCATCACTTTTCCCGGACTGCGTGAGCTGGTCGGCCATTACACCA ATGCTTCGGACGGGCTGTGCACGCGGTTGAGCCGACCCTGCCAGACCCAGAAACCCCAAAAGCCGTGGTGGGAGGACGAGTGGGAGGTTCCCAGGGAGACGCTGAAGCTGGTGGAGCGGCTGGGGGCTGGCCAGTTCGGGGAGGTGTGGATGG ggtACTACAACGGGCACACGAAGGTGGCGGTGAAGAGCCTGAAGCAGGGCAGCATGTCCCCCGACGCCTTCTTGGCCGAGGCCAACCTCATGAAGCAGCTGCAGCACCAGCGGCTGGTCCGGCTTTACGCGGTGGTCACCCAGGAGCCCATTTACATCATCACGGAATACATGGAGAACG GGAGCCTGGTGGATTTCCTCAAAACTCCCCCAGGCATCAAGCTGACCATCAACAAGCTCTTGGACATGGCAGCCCAG ATTGCCGAGGGCATGGCATTCATTGAGGAGAAGAATTATATCCACCGCGACCTGCGAGCTGCCAACATCCTGGTGTCTGACACGCTTAGCTGCAAGATTGCAGACTTTGGCCTGGCACGCCTCATTGAGGACAATGAGTACACTGCCAGGGAGG GGGCCAAGTTTCCCATCAAGTGGACAGCACCAGAAGCTATAAACTATGGGACATTCACCATCAAGTCAGATGTATGGTCTTTCGGAATCCTGCTGACAGAGATTGTCACCCATGGCCGTATCCCCTACCCAG GGATGACCAATCCTGAGGTGATTCAGAACCTGGAGCGAGGTTACCGCATGGTGCAACCTGACAACTGTCCAGAGGAGCTGTACAGACTCATGATGCTGTGCTGGAAGGAGCGCCCAGAGGAACGGCCCACCTTTGACTACCTGCGCAGTGTGCTGGAGGACTTCTTCACGGCCACCGAGGGCCAGTACCAGCCCCAGCCTTGA
- the FAM167B gene encoding protein FAM167B, producing the protein MSLGPQKFQPVGKEDEKEESLDSVKALTAKLQLQTRRPSYLEWTARVQSQVWHRVQAKPGPGGSGALCGFDSVDSALEWLRRELREMQAQDRHLAGQLLRLRAQLHRLKVDQACHLHQELLDEAELDMELEPGAGLALAPPLRHLGLTRMNISARRFTLC; encoded by the exons ATGTCCTTGGGGCCACAGAAATTCCAGCCAGTCGGCAAAGAGGATGAAAAGGAGGAGAGCCTGGACTCTGTGAAGGCACTAACGGCCAAGCTGCAGCTCCAGACACGGAGGCCCTCCTACCTGGAGTGGACGGCCCGGGTCCAGAGCCAGGTCTGGCACAGGGTCCAAGCCAAGCCCGGGCCGGGGGGATCTGGAGCCCTCTGCGGCTTTGACTCAGTGGACTCTGCTCTTGAGTGGCTTCGTCGGGAGCTG CGGGAGATGCAGGCTCAGGACCGGCATCTGGCTGGGCAGCTCCTGCGACTGCGGGCTCAGCTGCACCGGCTGAAGGTGGACCAGGCCTGTCACCTGCACCAGGAGCTGCTGGACGAGGCCGAGCTGGACATGGAGCTGGAGCCAGGGGCCGGCCTAGCGTTGGCCCCACCACTGCGTCACCTCGGCCTCACACGCATGAACATCAGTGCCCGTCGCTTCACCCTCTGCTGA